The following proteins are co-located in the Diaphorobacter sp. HDW4B genome:
- the rfbB gene encoding dTDP-glucose 4,6-dehydratase — protein MILVTGGAGFIGANFVLDWLAVNDEPVVNVDKLTYAGNLQNLQTLKGDARHHFVQGDIGDAALIERLLKEHKPRAVVNFAAESHVDRSIHGPEDFIQTNIVGTFRLLEAVRHYWSALPEAEKQDFRFLHVSTDEVYGSLKPTDPAFTEDHNFEPNSPYSASKAASDHLVRAWHHTYGMPVLTTNCSNNYGPYHFPEKLIPLMIVNALAGKPLPVYGDGMQIRDWLYVRDHCSAIRRVLEGGKLGETYNVGGWNEKPNIEIVNLVCGLLDELRPRADGKTYREQITYVTDRPGHDRRYAIDARKLERELGWKPAETFETGIRKTVQWYLENADWVAAVQTGAYRDWISQQYTPEEQKASA, from the coding sequence ATGATTCTGGTTACTGGTGGCGCAGGCTTTATTGGCGCCAACTTCGTGCTGGACTGGCTGGCCGTCAATGACGAGCCGGTGGTCAACGTCGACAAGCTCACCTACGCAGGCAATCTGCAGAACCTGCAGACGCTCAAAGGGGATGCTCGCCACCACTTTGTTCAAGGCGATATCGGGGACGCGGCGCTGATCGAGCGCTTGCTCAAGGAGCACAAGCCGCGCGCTGTCGTGAATTTCGCGGCCGAGTCGCATGTGGACCGTTCCATCCATGGCCCGGAAGACTTCATCCAGACCAACATCGTCGGCACCTTCCGCCTGCTGGAGGCGGTGCGTCACTATTGGTCTGCCTTGCCTGAAGCCGAGAAGCAGGACTTCCGCTTTCTGCATGTGTCGACCGATGAGGTCTATGGCTCACTCAAGCCCACTGATCCAGCCTTCACCGAAGACCACAACTTCGAGCCCAACAGCCCGTATTCGGCCAGCAAGGCGGCCAGCGACCACCTGGTGCGTGCCTGGCATCACACCTACGGCATGCCGGTGCTGACGACCAACTGCAGCAACAACTACGGCCCCTACCATTTCCCCGAGAAGCTGATCCCGCTGATGATCGTGAACGCGCTCGCGGGCAAGCCGCTGCCGGTCTATGGCGACGGCATGCAGATCCGCGACTGGCTCTATGTGCGCGATCACTGCAGCGCTATTCGCCGCGTGCTCGAAGGCGGCAAGCTGGGCGAGACCTACAACGTCGGCGGCTGGAACGAGAAGCCGAACATCGAGATCGTGAATCTCGTCTGCGGCCTGCTCGACGAACTGCGCCCGCGCGCCGACGGCAAGACCTATCGCGAGCAGATCACCTATGTGACGGACCGCCCCGGCCATGATCGCCGCTACGCCATCGATGCCCGCAAGCTGGAGCGCGAACTGGGCTGGAAGCCAGCGGAAACCTTCGAAACCGGCATCCGCAAGACCGTGCAGTGGTATCTGGAAAACGCCGACTGGGTGGCGGCCGTGCAGACTGGCGCGTACCGCGACTGGATTTCGCAGCAGTACACACCAGAAGAGCAGAAGGCGTCGGCATGA
- a CDS encoding phasin family protein: MSSKSSQASKGKSAIPEQLQQLPHLAKESAEQIWLAGLGAFSKAQQEGGKVFNVLVQDGLALQKQAQAMAQEQFQAASSRFEDLTSKVSERAAEPLDKLESLFEQRVAKALQRLGIPSAQDLQALQAQIVLLSQELEQTRAQLRQEQGLADDEAATTPARKSTRKSGS; encoded by the coding sequence ATGAGCAGCAAATCGTCACAGGCAAGCAAAGGCAAGAGTGCCATTCCCGAGCAGCTTCAGCAGTTGCCGCATCTCGCCAAGGAGTCAGCCGAGCAGATCTGGCTGGCCGGTCTGGGCGCGTTTTCGAAGGCGCAGCAGGAAGGCGGCAAGGTGTTCAACGTGCTCGTACAGGATGGGCTGGCGCTGCAAAAGCAGGCGCAGGCCATGGCGCAGGAGCAGTTTCAGGCCGCCAGCAGCCGCTTCGAGGACTTGACCAGCAAAGTGAGCGAGCGCGCCGCCGAGCCGCTGGACAAGCTGGAATCGCTGTTCGAGCAGCGCGTTGCCAAAGCGCTGCAGCGATTGGGCATTCCGAGCGCGCAGGATCTGCAGGCCCTGCAGGCGCAGATCGTCTTGTTGAGCCAAGAACTGGAGCAGACCCGCGCGCAACTGCGTCAGGAACAAGGACTTGCCGACGACGAAGCGGCAACAACGCCAGCACGCAAGAGCACCCGCAAATCGGGGAGCTAG
- a CDS encoding TetR/AcrR family transcriptional regulator, which produces MGTKKAPRRTAERILESSLALFNRFGEPGVSTNAISVELNISPGNLYYHFPAKDDLINALFVQYEQALQPILQASDGVTNVEDAWFFIHSVLEVNWQYRFIYRNLNELLSRNRQLETGVRQTLEDLTQSLLRLLNTMQKNAALNAPPVGWDSVARSMVLLLVFWLSYEYALDPRNALEEDNAQNAAMRNAAHVLGLLAPYAVADQQAHLQRLIDAYASQAKTETAVA; this is translated from the coding sequence ATGGGGACCAAAAAGGCACCGCGCCGCACGGCTGAGCGCATTCTCGAGAGCAGTCTGGCGCTGTTCAACCGCTTTGGCGAGCCCGGCGTGTCCACCAATGCCATCTCGGTCGAGCTGAACATCAGCCCTGGCAATCTCTACTACCACTTTCCCGCCAAAGACGACCTGATCAACGCGCTGTTCGTGCAGTACGAGCAGGCGCTGCAACCGATTCTGCAGGCCTCGGACGGCGTCACCAATGTCGAGGACGCCTGGTTCTTCATCCACTCGGTGCTGGAGGTGAACTGGCAGTACCGCTTCATCTACCGCAATCTCAACGAACTGCTGTCACGCAATCGCCAGCTCGAAACCGGCGTGCGGCAGACGCTTGAAGACCTCACGCAAAGCCTGCTTCGCCTGCTGAACACCATGCAGAAGAACGCGGCGCTGAACGCTCCACCCGTTGGCTGGGATTCGGTCGCGCGCAGCATGGTTCTGCTGCTCGTTTTCTGGCTCAGCTACGAATATGCGCTCGACCCGCGCAACGCGCTCGAAGAAGACAACGCCCAGAACGCTGCCATGCGCAACGCAGCGCATGTGCTGGGACTGCTCGCGCCCTACGCGGTGGCAGACCAGCAGGCGCATCTGCAGCGACTGATCGACGCCTATGCGTCGCAGGCCAAGACAGAAACTGCCGTCGCCTGA
- a CDS encoding type III pantothenate kinase: MTFLAIDVGNTRLKWALFDAPQPGAHLLAHGAEFLDHIDRLAEGPWATLPAPERMLGCVVAGDAVKRRVAEQMEIWDVSPQWVVPSNEEAGLVNGYDHPARLGADRWVAMIGARHRLLAQGPERPLVLVMVGTAVTVEAIDTDGKFLGGLILPGHGIMLRALETGTAGLHVPTGEVRPFPSNTSDALTSGGTYAIAGAVERMYQHLKEHCGMEPACMMTGGAGWKMAPSMTRPFELVEQLIFDGLLEIAARRIAVAL, translated from the coding sequence ATGACATTTCTGGCCATCGATGTGGGCAACACCCGTCTCAAATGGGCGTTGTTCGATGCTCCCCAACCTGGTGCCCATCTTTTGGCCCATGGTGCCGAATTTCTGGATCACATAGACCGACTGGCCGAAGGGCCGTGGGCGACGCTGCCTGCGCCCGAGCGCATGCTGGGCTGCGTGGTGGCGGGTGACGCGGTCAAGCGCCGCGTGGCCGAGCAGATGGAGATCTGGGACGTGTCGCCGCAGTGGGTCGTGCCGTCCAACGAGGAGGCCGGTCTGGTCAATGGATACGACCATCCTGCGCGGCTCGGGGCGGATCGCTGGGTGGCGATGATCGGTGCGCGCCATCGCTTGCTGGCGCAGGGGCCAGAGCGTCCTCTGGTGCTGGTGATGGTGGGCACGGCGGTGACCGTCGAGGCGATCGACACCGACGGCAAGTTCCTCGGCGGGTTGATTCTGCCGGGACACGGCATCATGCTGCGCGCGCTGGAAACCGGCACGGCTGGGCTGCATGTGCCCACGGGCGAGGTGCGTCCGTTTCCGTCGAACACGAGCGATGCGCTCACCAGCGGTGGCACCTATGCGATTGCCGGTGCGGTCGAGCGAATGTACCAGCATCTCAAGGAGCATTGCGGCATGGAGCCCGCCTGCATGATGACGGGCGGTGCGGGCTGGAAGATGGCGCCGAGCATGACGCGTCCGTTCGAGCTGGTCGAGCAACTGATTTTCGACGGTCTGCTGGAAATTGCCGCGCGCCGCATCGCCGTGGCGCTGTGA
- the lysM gene encoding peptidoglycan-binding protein LysM, producing MGLFSFIKEAGEKLFGGSSAQAAPTEDLNAKAASAIQTYIGAQNLGVSDVAVKFDGATGAVTVAGVAPTQAAKEKVTLCCGNVASVQSVDNQMSVTNPEPEAQYHDVVRGDTLSAISLKYYGNANKYNVIFEANKPMLSNPDKIYPGQKLRIPPLQ from the coding sequence ATGGGATTGTTTAGTTTCATCAAAGAAGCAGGTGAAAAGCTCTTCGGCGGCTCGTCCGCTCAAGCCGCGCCTACAGAGGACCTGAACGCCAAGGCCGCCTCCGCCATCCAGACATACATCGGCGCACAGAACCTCGGCGTGTCCGACGTCGCGGTCAAGTTCGACGGTGCCACCGGCGCTGTGACCGTGGCCGGTGTCGCTCCGACCCAGGCCGCCAAGGAAAAGGTCACACTGTGCTGCGGCAACGTGGCCAGCGTGCAGTCCGTGGACAACCAGATGTCCGTGACCAACCCGGAACCCGAAGCGCAATACCACGATGTGGTGCGCGGTGACACCCTGTCGGCCATCTCGCTGAAGTACTACGGCAACGCCAACAAGTACAACGTCATCTTCGAAGCCAACAAGCCGATGCTGTCCAACCCGGACAAGATCTACCCCGGCCAGAAGCTGCGCATCCCTCCCCTGCAGTGA
- a CDS encoding rhodanese-like domain-containing protein: MNTTTNTQQTNAGSDQPQPADGYAGNVSPQLAWQWVQDGQAVLIDVRTDAEREWVGYVPGAVAVAWKQWPGMAMNASFDEQLRAAVPVGGKAVLLCRSGVRSVAAAKRAAELGVEAYNILEGFEGDVDAGGQRNRVGGWRFRGLPWRQ, translated from the coding sequence ATGAATACCACCACCAACACACAACAAACCAACGCTGGTTCAGACCAGCCTCAACCTGCCGATGGCTATGCAGGCAATGTGAGTCCGCAATTGGCGTGGCAATGGGTGCAGGACGGGCAAGCCGTGCTGATCGACGTGCGCACGGATGCCGAGCGCGAATGGGTCGGTTATGTGCCCGGCGCGGTGGCCGTGGCCTGGAAGCAGTGGCCTGGCATGGCGATGAATGCTTCGTTCGATGAGCAACTGCGTGCGGCTGTGCCTGTGGGGGGCAAGGCTGTGCTGCTGTGCCGCAGTGGGGTGCGGTCTGTGGCTGCTGCGAAGCGGGCTGCCGAGTTGGGGGTGGAGGCTTACAACATCCTTGAGGGGTTTGAAGGGGATGTGGATGCGGGTGGGCAACGCAATCGCGTTGGTGGATGGCGGTTTCGTGGGCTGCCTTGGAGGCAGTGA
- a CDS encoding M48 family metallopeptidase codes for MALELFGISGDAKPPVSSPSVDPTQTPPRKPADGRSRRLKPAADDSQDLWAEFSPPSEQNDAAPAPDREIGPAPEPLSRVLQPASFRHPQANREVLLGHARVAYLLSRVRRRSIGFVVDADGLSVRAPSWVTLGAIDDALKEKSDWILRKLGDAQLRHQKREDARIEWKNGSVFPFLGEPLKIVLDAEHRFKERGGALLEAPCAGAPRELHIALPSTAEPAKIRDAVHAWLLKQARAHFVARLDHYAPQLSVRWTKLRLSSAQTRWGSARSDGSICLNWRLLHFRPSVIDYVVVHELSHLRVMDHSPRFWDTVATVMPDYKALRRSLKDEATPSWE; via the coding sequence ATGGCGCTGGAATTGTTTGGCATCTCTGGGGATGCCAAACCGCCGGTTTCTTCGCCATCCGTCGACCCCACACAAACCCCGCCACGCAAACCAGCGGATGGGCGCAGCCGTCGCTTGAAGCCCGCAGCAGACGATTCGCAGGATCTCTGGGCGGAGTTCTCACCGCCTTCTGAACAAAACGACGCAGCGCCTGCGCCCGACCGTGAGATCGGCCCCGCGCCGGAGCCGCTGTCGCGCGTGCTGCAACCGGCCTCTTTTCGCCATCCCCAGGCCAATCGCGAAGTGCTGCTCGGCCATGCGCGCGTGGCCTATCTGCTGTCGCGCGTGCGCCGTCGCAGCATCGGGTTTGTGGTCGATGCCGATGGCTTGTCGGTGCGCGCGCCGTCGTGGGTGACGCTGGGCGCCATCGACGATGCGCTCAAGGAAAAATCGGACTGGATTCTGCGCAAGCTGGGTGATGCGCAATTGCGCCATCAAAAGCGCGAAGATGCGCGCATCGAATGGAAAAACGGCAGCGTGTTTCCATTCCTCGGCGAGCCGCTCAAGATCGTGCTCGATGCGGAGCATCGTTTCAAGGAACGTGGCGGCGCGTTGCTGGAAGCGCCCTGCGCGGGTGCCCCGCGCGAACTCCACATCGCCTTGCCGAGCACCGCCGAGCCAGCCAAGATTCGCGACGCAGTGCATGCCTGGCTGCTCAAGCAGGCACGCGCGCATTTCGTGGCGCGGCTCGATCACTACGCGCCGCAACTCAGCGTGCGCTGGACCAAGCTGCGGCTTTCCAGCGCGCAGACACGTTGGGGCAGTGCGCGATCCGATGGTTCGATCTGCTTGAACTGGCGCTTGCTGCATTTCAGGCCTTCGGTGATCGACTATGTGGTGGTGCACGAGCTTTCGCATCTGCGCGTGATGGACCACTCGCCGCGTTTCTGGGACACCGTCGCCACCGTGATGCCCGACTACAAGGCGCTGCGCCGCAGCCTCAAGGACGAAGCAACTCCTTCGTGGGAGTGA
- a CDS encoding 1-acyl-sn-glycerol-3-phosphate acyltransferase: protein MAFIRSVLHLLWMSVTVIPYTLALLLVRVCGGKQSSVYRVARAWLALSVNSAKPMLGISTRIIGMENLPTDPKQGVVLLCKHQSTYETFLMPAIMPRQLAYVFKKELLKIPFFGWSIGSLDMVHIDRSQGSRAFAKVLQQGRKLLNQGTWVIMFPEGTRMARGEVGQYKSGGARLAVSAGVPVVPIAVTSARVWPKKPFTKRPGIVDVSIGPQIPSEGKTQDELMQAAQDWIEAEMRRLDPEAYLPGK from the coding sequence ATGGCTTTCATCCGTTCCGTTCTTCATCTGCTGTGGATGAGTGTCACCGTGATTCCGTACACCCTCGCGCTGCTTCTGGTGCGCGTGTGCGGCGGCAAGCAGTCGAGCGTGTACCGCGTGGCGCGTGCCTGGCTGGCGCTGTCGGTCAACAGCGCCAAGCCGATGCTGGGCATCTCCACCCGCATCATCGGCATGGAGAACCTGCCCACCGATCCCAAGCAGGGCGTGGTGCTGCTGTGCAAGCACCAGTCCACGTACGAGACCTTTCTGATGCCCGCGATCATGCCGCGCCAGCTCGCCTATGTGTTCAAGAAGGAACTGCTGAAGATTCCGTTTTTCGGCTGGTCCATCGGCAGTCTGGACATGGTGCACATCGACCGCAGCCAAGGCAGCCGCGCGTTTGCCAAGGTGCTGCAGCAAGGCCGAAAGCTGCTCAATCAGGGCACCTGGGTGATCATGTTTCCCGAAGGCACGCGAATGGCCCGTGGTGAAGTGGGCCAGTACAAGAGCGGCGGTGCGCGTCTGGCGGTGAGCGCCGGTGTGCCGGTCGTTCCGATCGCCGTGACGTCCGCCCGCGTGTGGCCCAAGAAGCCGTTCACCAAGCGCCCCGGCATCGTGGATGTGTCCATCGGCCCGCAGATTCCTTCCGAAGGCAAGACGCAGGACGAACTGATGCAGGCTGCGCAGGACTGGATCGAAGCGGAAATGCGTCGCCTTGACCCCGAAGCCTATCTACCCGGAAAGTAA
- the gmhB gene encoding D-glycero-beta-D-manno-heptose 1,7-bisphosphate 7-phosphatase: MKIAIIDRDGTLNALGNEYIATPDEWVPIPGALEAVARLSRAGWHVVIATNQPGLGRGVIDVHALNAIHARLLKQVQGLGGRIDAVFFCPHSDAEHCSCRKPAPGLMEQIRDRYGAESADIVAVGSSVLHLQAATAAGISQLHMVCTGAAADVDAAKELPAPWPQNTHAHADLNAFVDFIAATAQAAKTQAH; the protein is encoded by the coding sequence ATGAAAATCGCCATCATCGACCGCGACGGCACGCTCAACGCCCTGGGCAACGAGTACATCGCCACACCTGACGAATGGGTCCCGATTCCGGGCGCATTGGAGGCCGTGGCGCGTCTGTCGCGCGCGGGCTGGCATGTGGTGATCGCCACCAACCAGCCGGGCCTCGGGCGCGGCGTGATCGATGTGCATGCGCTCAACGCCATCCATGCGCGGCTGCTCAAGCAGGTGCAGGGGCTGGGCGGGCGTATCGATGCCGTGTTTTTCTGCCCGCATTCGGATGCCGAGCACTGCAGTTGCCGCAAGCCCGCGCCGGGTTTGATGGAGCAGATTCGTGACCGCTATGGTGCGGAATCCGCAGACATCGTGGCCGTGGGCAGCAGCGTTCTGCATCTGCAGGCGGCGACTGCCGCTGGCATTTCGCAGTTGCACATGGTGTGCACAGGTGCGGCGGCGGATGTCGATGCCGCCAAGGAACTGCCAGCGCCTTGGCCGCAGAACACGCATGCCCACGCAGACCTGAACGCTTTTGTGGATTTCATCGCGGCCACAGCGCAGGCGGCCAAGACACAGGCACACTGA
- the glyS gene encoding glycine--tRNA ligase subunit beta, translated as MTTPNLLVELFVEELPPKALQKLGDAFAGVLFEQLKAQGLTSSGSRLTAYASPRRLAAHITEVLPQAADKAVSQKLMPVTVGLTADGKATPALLKKLNALGADESAVATLDRQNDGKADILFYNSTAKGAQLTEGVQKALDEAITKLPIPKVMRYQLQDGWSSVNFVRPAHGLVAIHGTEVLLSVTALGLKAGNTTHGHRFEASVDPVGITSADSYAEQLREQGAVIASFTERRDEIARQLKAAAERVGGGVKAIEDEALLDEVTALVERPNVLVCAFEKEFLGVPQECLILTMKANQKYFPLLDANGKLTNQFLVVSNISPADASAVTGGNERVVRPRLADAKFFFDQDRKKTLASRVDALGKIVYHNKLGTQGERTQRVRAIAKAIATQMFTEIVKVNPALNSDEGEIARDYLMDCVDNAALLAKTDLVTDMVGEFPELQGIMGGYYAANDGLAVEVAHAIEDHYKPRFAGDELPRENVGVIVALADKLETLVGMFGIGNLPTGDRDPFALRRHALGVIRMLIEKELPLDLAKIIKAASESFGSLLADADKSNAQLLDFIHERLAGYLREQGYSAQEADAVIAANVPWGEMPKALQAVRAFAELPEAPALAAANKRIGNILKKAGEVDAHVNPAMLKEPAEQALYAAMQQTVPVADAKFATGDYTGSLQTLAALRAPVDQFFDDVMVNAEEEDVRLNRQGLLKSLHVAMNRVADLSRLA; from the coding sequence ATGACAACACCGAATCTTCTTGTTGAACTGTTTGTGGAAGAACTGCCGCCCAAGGCGCTGCAGAAGCTCGGCGACGCCTTTGCGGGCGTGCTGTTCGAGCAACTGAAGGCGCAGGGCCTGACATCCAGCGGATCGCGCCTGACAGCCTATGCCTCGCCACGTCGTCTGGCCGCGCACATCACCGAAGTGCTGCCCCAGGCGGCAGACAAGGCTGTGTCGCAAAAGCTCATGCCCGTGACCGTGGGTCTGACCGCTGACGGCAAAGCCACGCCTGCGCTGCTCAAGAAGCTCAACGCGCTGGGCGCGGATGAATCCGCTGTCGCCACGCTGGATCGCCAGAATGATGGCAAGGCCGACATTCTTTTCTATAACAGCACCGCCAAGGGCGCGCAGTTGACCGAAGGCGTGCAGAAGGCGCTCGACGAAGCCATCACCAAGCTGCCGATCCCGAAGGTCATGCGCTACCAGTTGCAGGATGGTTGGAGCAGCGTGAACTTTGTGCGTCCCGCGCACGGCCTCGTGGCGATCCACGGCACCGAAGTGCTGCTGTCCGTGACAGCGTTGGGCCTGAAGGCCGGCAACACCACGCACGGCCACCGCTTTGAAGCGAGCGTCGATCCCGTGGGCATCACCAGCGCCGACAGCTATGCCGAGCAACTGCGCGAGCAGGGCGCGGTGATCGCCAGTTTCACTGAACGCCGCGATGAAATCGCCCGTCAGTTGAAGGCGGCGGCAGAGCGCGTCGGCGGTGGCGTGAAGGCCATCGAAGATGAAGCGCTGCTCGACGAAGTGACCGCGCTGGTCGAGCGTCCGAACGTTCTGGTCTGCGCGTTCGAAAAGGAATTCCTCGGCGTGCCGCAGGAATGCCTGATTCTGACCATGAAGGCCAACCAGAAATACTTCCCGCTGCTCGATGCGAATGGCAAGCTGACCAACCAGTTCCTGGTCGTCAGCAACATCAGCCCGGCCGATGCGAGCGCCGTGACGGGCGGCAACGAGCGCGTGGTGCGCCCGCGTCTGGCCGATGCGAAGTTCTTCTTCGATCAGGACCGCAAGAAGACGCTGGCCAGCCGCGTCGATGCGCTCGGCAAGATCGTCTATCACAACAAGCTTGGCACGCAGGGCGAGCGCACACAGCGCGTGCGCGCGATCGCCAAGGCGATTGCCACGCAGATGTTCACCGAGATCGTCAAGGTCAACCCGGCGCTGAACTCCGACGAAGGCGAAATCGCGCGCGACTACCTGATGGACTGCGTGGACAACGCCGCGCTGCTTGCCAAGACCGATCTGGTGACCGACATGGTTGGCGAGTTCCCCGAGCTGCAAGGCATCATGGGTGGCTATTACGCAGCCAATGACGGCCTCGCCGTCGAAGTGGCGCACGCCATCGAAGACCACTACAAGCCGCGCTTTGCGGGCGACGAACTGCCGCGCGAAAACGTGGGCGTGATCGTTGCGCTGGCCGACAAGCTGGAAACGCTGGTCGGCATGTTCGGCATCGGCAATCTGCCCACGGGCGACCGCGATCCGTTCGCGCTGCGTCGCCACGCGCTGGGCGTGATCCGCATGTTGATCGAAAAGGAATTGCCGCTCGATCTGGCCAAGATCATCAAGGCCGCGTCCGAGAGCTTCGGTTCGCTGCTTGCCGATGCGGACAAGAGCAACGCGCAACTGCTGGACTTCATTCACGAGCGCCTCGCGGGCTACCTGCGCGAGCAGGGCTACAGCGCGCAGGAAGCGGATGCCGTGATCGCCGCCAACGTGCCATGGGGTGAGATGCCCAAGGCGCTGCAGGCCGTGCGCGCATTTGCCGAACTGCCCGAAGCCCCTGCGCTGGCTGCGGCCAACAAGCGCATCGGCAACATCCTCAAGAAGGCGGGCGAAGTGGACGCGCATGTCAATCCCGCCATGCTCAAGGAACCTGCGGAGCAGGCGCTCTACGCCGCCATGCAGCAGACCGTGCCCGTGGCCGATGCGAAGTTCGCCACCGGCGACTACACCGGCAGCCTGCAGACGCTGGCCGCTCTGCGCGCGCCGGTGGACCAATTCTTCGACGACGTGATGGTCAATGCCGAAGAAGAGGATGTGCGTCTGAATCGTCAGGGCCTGCTCAAGTCGCTGCACGTGGCGATGAACCGCGTGGCGGATCTGTCGCGTCTGGCATAG
- the glyQ gene encoding glycine--tRNA ligase subunit alpha: MLTFQQIILKLQSYWADQGCALLQPYDMEVGAGTSHTATFLRALGPEPWKAAYVQPSRRPKDGRYGENPNRGQHYYQYQVVLKPAPDNILELYLGSLEALGFDLKKNDIRFVEDDWENPTLGAWGLGWEVWLNGMEVTQFTYFQQVGGIDCKPATGEITYGLERLAMYLQGVENMYDLIWTDDGNGRKLTYGDVFHQNEVEQSAYNFEHSDADFLFTAFGAYEKQAQHLMEAKLPLPAYEQVLKAAHTFNLLDARGAISVTERAAYIGRIRNLARAVAKAYLDSRARLGFPMAPKAWADEVLADLAKAEAQQNNKKAA, translated from the coding sequence ATGCTGACCTTCCAACAAATCATTCTCAAATTGCAGTCGTACTGGGCCGACCAGGGCTGCGCACTTTTGCAGCCCTATGACATGGAAGTGGGCGCGGGTACGTCGCACACCGCCACTTTCCTGCGCGCTTTGGGCCCAGAGCCATGGAAGGCCGCCTACGTGCAGCCCAGCCGCCGTCCCAAGGACGGCCGCTACGGCGAGAACCCGAACCGTGGTCAGCATTACTACCAGTACCAGGTGGTTCTGAAGCCAGCGCCGGACAACATCCTCGAGCTGTACCTCGGCTCGCTCGAAGCGCTGGGCTTTGACCTCAAGAAGAACGACATCCGCTTTGTCGAAGACGACTGGGAAAACCCGACGCTCGGCGCGTGGGGCCTCGGCTGGGAAGTCTGGCTCAACGGCATGGAAGTGACGCAGTTCACCTATTTCCAGCAGGTCGGCGGCATCGACTGCAAGCCTGCGACTGGCGAAATCACCTACGGTCTGGAACGTCTCGCGATGTATCTGCAGGGCGTCGAGAACATGTATGACCTGATCTGGACGGATGATGGCAATGGTCGGAAATTGACCTACGGCGACGTGTTCCATCAGAACGAAGTCGAACAATCGGCCTACAACTTCGAGCATTCCGATGCCGATTTCCTGTTCACCGCCTTTGGCGCGTATGAAAAGCAGGCCCAGCATCTGATGGAAGCCAAGCTCCCATTGCCCGCTTACGAGCAAGTGCTCAAGGCTGCCCACACCTTCAATCTGCTGGACGCACGCGGCGCGATCTCCGTGACCGAGCGTGCCGCCTACATCGGTCGCATCCGCAATCTGGCACGTGCCGTGGCCAAGGCGTATCTGGACAGCCGCGCGCGCCTTGGATTCCCGATGGCGCCCAAGGCATGGGCCGACGAAGTGCTGGCGGATCTCGCCAAGGCCGAGGCTCAACAGAACAACAAGAAGGCCGCCTGA